Proteins from a genomic interval of Sporichthyaceae bacterium:
- a CDS encoding CDP-glycerol glycerophosphotransferase family protein, with protein MPTVSVILASYNVSSWLGEFLTSLDEQIDGLTGYELIFVDDGSTDDTAARIEEWIARSGADAKLIRQANTGAGGARNAGLEHARGQWATFWDPDDMLMDGYCGEIRRFLASPQAAEVDLVVSRIVWFNEATGRRQHHPLNYRFEDGNRIVDLESEPRMIHLATNTGFYRMSVLRERGLKFDSRVVPTFEDGHLTGRYLAGFERPKIALCGDAHYLYRRRADDSSLVQTAWSREEKYTAQPRYGWLDLLQTVKAERGRVPHWTQHVVLYELQWYFRFEQAVPNRTAWVPAPIAAEFHRTLAEVVEYLDDDYIQTFASQINGFRVDMAAALMLAKTAEHSKGGEHRTPYATVDRIDSRRRLARLRYYFGTQLPVEDFRANGRRVVPRHATTRLIQFLGRPLAHERIIWFPATDTVSLSLDGHPIRIEVGQVGNDSFEAAPDRTWRELAGQAPPSGSRSTIPTKLADRRRRIEGTLRDLKRRAPRAVPVARSILADQAVLRLSATPPVRKQFANAWVLMDRDTAAQDNAEHLYRHLRAEQPEINAWFVLNRDSIDWDRLSAEGFRLLEHGSPKHKLALLNCRHLVSSHADGYVVKPLSTKRYGHSTWNFSFLQHGVIKDDLSTWLNPKPLDLFLTSTRDEYESIAGAGNRYRYSSLEIALTGLPRHDRLRKLGRAAAPEQRKTLVFMPTWRWHLVGERSKSGNKRSRIQGFWESEFMQGWRAVLESDRLRKAAEAHGVSIKMVMHPNMEEYAADSPLPAEISVSRFADVDIQELLAGAVALVTDFSSLAFDAAYIDRPVVYYQFDMEEFYGNHVYTKGYWSYPEHGFGPVCPDAESALDSIIALIENGGTPAPEHLARIERTFEYRDGQCCERTVQRILALERPPTAAEMYVEV; from the coding sequence TTGCCCACGGTCTCGGTGATCCTGGCCAGTTACAACGTCTCTTCCTGGCTGGGCGAGTTCCTCACCTCGTTGGACGAGCAGATCGACGGGCTCACCGGGTACGAACTGATCTTCGTCGACGACGGGTCGACAGACGACACAGCGGCTCGGATCGAGGAGTGGATCGCCCGTTCGGGTGCCGACGCGAAGTTGATCCGGCAGGCGAACACCGGGGCGGGCGGGGCCCGCAACGCCGGACTGGAGCACGCTCGCGGGCAGTGGGCCACGTTCTGGGACCCGGACGACATGCTGATGGACGGCTACTGCGGCGAGATCCGCCGCTTCCTGGCCTCGCCGCAGGCCGCCGAGGTCGACCTGGTGGTCTCCCGGATCGTGTGGTTCAACGAGGCCACCGGGCGCCGGCAGCACCACCCGTTGAACTACCGGTTCGAGGACGGCAACCGGATCGTCGACCTCGAGTCCGAGCCGCGGATGATCCACCTGGCCACGAACACCGGCTTCTACCGGATGTCGGTGCTGCGCGAGCGCGGCCTGAAGTTCGACAGCCGGGTCGTCCCGACCTTCGAGGACGGCCACCTGACGGGGCGTTACCTGGCCGGTTTCGAGCGCCCGAAGATCGCCCTGTGCGGCGATGCCCACTACCTGTACCGGCGCCGGGCCGACGATTCGTCGCTGGTCCAGACGGCGTGGAGCCGCGAGGAGAAGTACACCGCGCAGCCCCGCTACGGCTGGCTCGATCTGCTCCAGACGGTGAAAGCCGAGCGCGGCCGGGTGCCGCACTGGACGCAGCACGTCGTGCTCTACGAGTTGCAGTGGTACTTCCGCTTCGAGCAGGCCGTGCCGAACCGCACCGCCTGGGTGCCGGCGCCGATCGCCGCGGAGTTCCACCGCACGCTGGCGGAGGTCGTCGAGTACCTCGACGACGACTACATCCAGACGTTCGCGAGCCAGATCAACGGGTTCCGCGTCGACATGGCCGCCGCGCTGATGCTCGCCAAGACTGCTGAACACAGCAAGGGCGGGGAGCACCGGACCCCGTACGCCACCGTCGACCGGATCGACTCCCGGCGCCGCCTGGCCCGGTTGCGTTACTACTTCGGCACGCAGCTGCCTGTCGAGGACTTCCGGGCGAACGGACGGCGGGTCGTCCCCCGGCACGCCACCACGCGACTGATCCAGTTCCTCGGGCGGCCCCTGGCCCACGAGCGGATCATCTGGTTCCCGGCCACCGACACGGTTTCGCTGTCACTGGACGGTCACCCGATCCGCATCGAGGTCGGTCAGGTGGGCAACGACAGCTTCGAGGCCGCGCCGGACCGGACCTGGCGGGAACTCGCCGGGCAGGCCCCGCCGAGTGGTTCGCGCTCGACGATCCCCACCAAGCTGGCCGACCGGCGACGCCGGATCGAAGGCACGTTGCGCGACCTGAAGCGGCGGGCGCCGCGGGCCGTGCCGGTGGCGCGCAGCATCCTGGCCGACCAGGCGGTGCTGCGACTGTCGGCCACTCCGCCGGTGCGCAAGCAGTTCGCGAACGCCTGGGTGCTCATGGACCGCGACACAGCCGCGCAGGACAACGCCGAGCACCTCTATCGGCACCTGCGTGCCGAGCAGCCGGAGATCAACGCCTGGTTCGTGCTCAACCGCGACAGCATCGACTGGGATCGCCTTTCCGCGGAGGGGTTCCGGCTGCTCGAGCACGGCAGCCCGAAGCACAAGCTGGCGCTGCTGAACTGCCGGCACCTGGTCTCGTCGCACGCCGACGGGTACGTCGTCAAACCGCTGAGCACCAAGCGCTACGGCCACTCCACGTGGAACTTCTCGTTCCTGCAGCACGGGGTCATCAAGGACGACCTGTCGACGTGGCTGAACCCCAAGCCACTGGACCTGTTCCTGACCAGCACCCGCGACGAGTACGAGTCGATCGCCGGTGCAGGCAACCGCTACCGCTACTCCTCGCTGGAGATCGCGCTGACCGGGTTGCCGCGCCACGACCGGCTGCGCAAGCTCGGCCGGGCGGCCGCGCCGGAGCAGCGCAAAACGCTGGTCTTCATGCCCACGTGGCGTTGGCACCTGGTCGGCGAGCGCAGCAAGAGCGGCAACAAACGGTCCCGCATCCAGGGCTTCTGGGAGAGCGAGTTCATGCAGGGCTGGCGTGCGGTCCTGGAGTCCGACCGACTCCGCAAGGCCGCCGAGGCACACGGCGTGAGCATCAAGATGGTGATGCACCCGAACATGGAGGAGTACGCGGCCGACAGTCCGCTGCCCGCCGAGATCAGCGTTTCACGGTTTGCCGACGTGGATATTCAGGAGCTGCTCGCCGGCGCCGTCGCGCTGGTCACCGACTTCTCGTCGCTGGCCTTCGACGCGGCTTACATCGATCGGCCGGTCGTCTACTACCAGTTCGACATGGAGGAGTTCTACGGGAATCACGTTTACACGAAGGGATACTGGAGCTATCCGGAGCACGGCTTCGGGCCGGTCTGCCCGGACGCCGAATCAGCGCTCGATTCGATCATCGCCCTGATCGAGAACGGCGGGACTCCGGCACCGGAACACCTGGCGCGGATCGAGCGGACCTTCGAATACCGCGATGGGCAGTGCTGCGAGCGGACGGTGCAGCGGATCCTGGCGCTCGAGCGACCGCCGACCGCGGCGGAGATGTACGTCGAGGTCTGA
- the mfd gene encoding transcription-repair coupling factor — MSVVGLLDVLRADPVLDSALGALDRPDAAGRDLIAPVGLRSLMVAAMARTGRTVLVVTATGREAEDLQAALGSLLPTERVAVFPSWETLPHERLSPRADTVGRRLAVLRRLNRPVADDPSAGPLSVVLCPVRSLLQPMVPGLGALEPVRARVGDEIELEVMVEALAGAAYSRVDLVERRGEFAVRGGIVDVFPPTEEHPLRVEFWGDTVESIRPFRVADQRSLSPEEAEEPVGLWAPPCRELLLDKDVRARAAALRNAHPELDEMLGKIAEGIAVEGMEALSPVLVDRMELLVDQLPAQTLIVAVDPERVRARAADLGRTSQEFLEASWSGAAVGGQAPIDLGSAALRGLGEVRTHVRELGLPWWTIAPFAASAQETGAEQASLDYVLDGQALAAQAPPAYHGDTAKALADFRDWTAQGWAVVLVVGGHGTADRVLELLSGADLPGRAVDEITDAPEPGIVSVTCGQLSNGFLFEAGKLAVLTETDLTSRVVGATKDLSKRLPSRRKNAVDPLALRPGDYVVHEQHGVGKYVEMTSRKVGDATREYVVIEYAASKRGQPGDRLFVPTDQLEQVTRYVGGEAPALHRLGGADWQKAKGRARKAVKQIAGELIRLYAARTSAPGHAFGPDTPWQRELEDAFGYVETPDQMSAIDDVKADMEKPYPMDRVICGDVGYGKTEIAVRAAFKAVQDGKQVAVLVPTTLLAQQHFSTFSERYSAFPVSVRALSRFTSPSDTDAVLSGLSDGSVDVVIGTHRLLSPQTKFRDLGLIVVDEEQRFGVEHKEKLKALRVHVDVLTMSATPIPRTLEMSISGIREMSTIATPPEERHPVLTFVGAYADKQIQAAIRRELLRDGQVFYVHNRVESIDKAARRLAELVPEARIATAHGQMNEHVLEQVIVDFWERRSDVLVCTTIVETGLDISNANTLIVERADMLGLAQLHQLRGRVGRSRERGYAYFLYPGEKPLTETAHERLATIAQHTELGAGMYVAMKDLEIRGAGNLLGGEQSGHIEGVGFDLYVRMVGEAVAEYKAGPDAPPPPAEVRVELPIDAHIPHDWLATERLRLEAYRRIAAIGTTPGVEPDADIAAVHAELTDRYGPLPEQVENLLVVARFRAHLRTRGVEEVTLAGPNIRFAPVELRESQQLRLQRLYPRTIVKVATRTILVPRPTTARVAGSPVVGIELLDWARELVDAVLGEPAAG, encoded by the coding sequence ATGTCCGTAGTCGGTCTGCTCGACGTGCTGCGTGCCGACCCGGTGCTCGATTCCGCCCTCGGGGCCCTCGACCGGCCCGACGCCGCCGGTCGCGATCTGATCGCCCCGGTCGGGCTGCGGTCGCTGATGGTGGCGGCGATGGCGCGGACCGGGCGCACAGTGCTGGTCGTCACCGCGACCGGCCGCGAGGCCGAGGATCTGCAGGCAGCGCTGGGTTCGCTGCTGCCGACCGAGCGGGTGGCGGTGTTCCCGTCCTGGGAGACGCTGCCGCACGAGCGGCTCTCGCCCCGAGCGGACACGGTCGGCCGGCGCCTGGCGGTGCTGCGGCGGCTGAACCGGCCCGTTGCTGACGATCCGTCAGCAGGTCCGTTGAGCGTGGTGCTCTGCCCGGTGCGCAGCTTGCTGCAGCCGATGGTTCCCGGCTTGGGGGCGTTGGAGCCGGTCCGGGCACGGGTCGGCGACGAGATCGAGCTCGAGGTGATGGTCGAGGCGCTGGCCGGGGCCGCGTACAGCCGGGTCGACCTGGTCGAACGGCGTGGGGAGTTCGCTGTCCGCGGCGGGATCGTCGACGTGTTCCCGCCGACCGAGGAACACCCGCTCCGGGTGGAGTTCTGGGGCGACACGGTCGAGTCGATCCGCCCGTTCCGGGTCGCCGACCAGCGCAGCCTCTCGCCGGAGGAGGCGGAGGAACCCGTCGGGCTCTGGGCGCCGCCGTGCCGGGAACTGTTGCTGGACAAGGACGTTCGGGCCCGGGCCGCCGCGCTGCGCAACGCCCACCCCGAACTCGACGAGATGCTCGGCAAGATCGCCGAGGGAATCGCTGTCGAGGGCATGGAGGCCCTCTCGCCGGTGCTGGTCGACCGCATGGAGCTGCTGGTCGACCAACTGCCGGCCCAGACCTTGATCGTGGCCGTCGACCCGGAGCGGGTCCGGGCCCGTGCGGCTGACCTGGGCCGGACCAGCCAGGAGTTCCTGGAGGCGTCCTGGTCCGGTGCCGCCGTCGGCGGTCAGGCGCCGATCGACCTGGGCTCGGCGGCCCTGCGTGGGCTTGGCGAGGTCCGCACGCATGTCCGCGAGCTCGGGCTGCCGTGGTGGACGATCGCGCCGTTCGCGGCCTCGGCGCAGGAGACCGGCGCCGAGCAGGCCAGCCTGGACTACGTGCTCGACGGTCAGGCGTTGGCTGCGCAGGCCCCGCCTGCCTACCACGGCGACACCGCCAAGGCGTTGGCCGACTTCCGGGACTGGACAGCGCAGGGTTGGGCGGTCGTGCTTGTGGTCGGCGGGCACGGCACCGCCGACCGGGTGCTCGAACTGCTCTCCGGCGCCGACCTGCCCGGACGCGCCGTCGACGAGATCACCGACGCCCCCGAGCCGGGGATCGTCTCGGTCACCTGCGGCCAGCTGTCCAACGGCTTCCTCTTCGAGGCCGGGAAGTTGGCGGTGCTCACCGAGACCGACCTGACCAGCCGGGTCGTCGGCGCCACCAAGGACCTGTCGAAACGCCTGCCCAGCCGACGCAAGAACGCCGTCGATCCGCTGGCACTGCGGCCCGGCGACTACGTCGTCCACGAGCAGCACGGCGTCGGCAAGTACGTCGAGATGACCAGCCGCAAGGTCGGCGACGCCACCCGCGAGTACGTGGTCATCGAGTACGCGGCCTCCAAGCGTGGCCAGCCGGGCGACCGGCTGTTCGTGCCCACCGACCAGCTCGAGCAGGTCACCCGCTACGTCGGCGGCGAGGCCCCTGCCCTGCACCGGCTGGGTGGGGCGGACTGGCAGAAGGCCAAGGGCAGGGCTCGCAAGGCGGTCAAACAGATCGCCGGTGAGCTGATCCGGCTCTACGCGGCGCGCACTTCCGCGCCCGGCCACGCCTTCGGGCCGGACACCCCGTGGCAACGGGAACTGGAGGACGCCTTCGGCTACGTCGAGACCCCGGACCAGATGTCGGCCATCGACGACGTGAAGGCCGACATGGAGAAGCCGTACCCGATGGACCGGGTGATCTGCGGTGACGTCGGCTACGGCAAGACCGAGATCGCGGTGCGGGCGGCGTTCAAGGCCGTGCAGGACGGCAAGCAGGTCGCCGTGCTGGTGCCGACGACGCTGCTGGCCCAGCAGCACTTCTCGACGTTCTCCGAGCGCTACAGCGCCTTCCCGGTCAGCGTGCGCGCGCTGTCGCGGTTCACCTCCCCGAGCGACACCGACGCGGTCCTGTCCGGGCTGTCCGACGGCTCGGTCGACGTGGTGATCGGAACGCATCGGCTCCTGTCGCCGCAGACCAAGTTCCGCGACCTCGGCCTGATCGTGGTCGACGAGGAGCAGCGCTTCGGCGTCGAGCACAAGGAGAAGCTGAAGGCGCTGCGGGTTCACGTCGACGTGCTCACGATGTCGGCCACCCCGATCCCGCGGACGCTGGAGATGTCGATCAGCGGAATCCGGGAGATGTCCACGATCGCCACGCCGCCGGAGGAACGGCACCCGGTGCTCACCTTCGTGGGCGCCTACGCCGACAAGCAGATCCAGGCCGCGATCCGCCGGGAGCTGCTGCGTGACGGCCAGGTGTTCTACGTCCACAACCGGGTCGAGTCGATCGACAAGGCTGCCCGCAGGTTGGCCGAGCTCGTCCCCGAGGCCCGGATCGCGACCGCCCACGGGCAGATGAACGAGCACGTGCTCGAGCAGGTCATCGTCGACTTCTGGGAGCGCCGCTCGGACGTGCTGGTCTGTACGACGATCGTCGAGACCGGCCTGGACATCTCGAATGCCAACACGCTGATCGTCGAACGCGCCGACATGCTCGGGCTCGCCCAGCTGCACCAGTTGCGGGGCCGGGTGGGGAGATCGCGCGAACGTGGTTACGCCTACTTCCTCTACCCGGGTGAGAAACCGCTTACCGAGACCGCCCACGAGCGGCTGGCCACCATCGCGCAGCACACCGAACTCGGCGCTGGCATGTACGTGGCGATGAAGGACCTGGAGATCCGCGGCGCCGGCAACCTGCTCGGCGGCGAGCAGTCCGGCCACATCGAGGGCGTCGGGTTCGACCTGTACGTGCGGATGGTCGGGGAGGCCGTGGCCGAGTACAAGGCCGGTCCCGACGCGCCCCCGCCGCCGGCCGAGGTTCGCGTCGAACTGCCGATCGACGCGCACATCCCGCACGACTGGCTGGCCACCGAGCGGCTGCGGCTGGAGGCCTACCGACGCATCGCGGCGATCGGCACCACGCCCGGTGTGGAACCGGATGCAGACATCGCCGCGGTCCACGCGGAACTGACGGACCGTTACGGTCCGCTGCCCGAGCAGGTGGAGAACCTGCTGGTCGTGGCCCGGTTCCGGGCGCACCTGCGCACCCGTGGGGTGGAGGAGGTCACGCTGGCCGGGCCGAACATCCGCTTCGCGCCGGTGGAGCTGCGGGAGTCCCAGCAACTGCGGCTGCAACGTCTCTACCCGCGCACGATCGTGAAGGTGGCGACCCGTACGATCCTGGTGCCCAGGCCGACGACCGCACGTGTCGCCGGCAGCCCGGTCGTCGGGATCGAGTTGCTGGACTGGGCGCGCGAACTGGTCGACGCGGTGCTCGGGGAACCGGCCGCCGGATGA
- a CDS encoding methyltransferase domain-containing protein: MAGKRRPKAAVLVARGRRVMRRGARRMERRARAFLAARPGSAPTSAAGTASVPGVVEEFTRWDVAGWVAVPQPAGPVRITLHLQDRQVAATWALAVAEPTGDPERRPFRLQLKDIWNYARAGDCLTVRADGSPLPIVGHGMSCRPEGDGEYTVADLTRRIDEGFVFSRRGILQLSKKFDTAWQRRMLDGYGRLRASVHDLGGLELFAMYGSLLGAVREQGFIGHDDDFDVAVLCSARTGGEASAELKRLAFALIDAGYDVSPRMSAVHIHDVEARVRIDIFHLYFDADGILRFPFGAAGVTDFGVEKWGGVVEVPFAVGKVLVPANPEALVETIYGPNWQIPTPGFHWDRDRRVRATEGLLSLEDREEIYWANFYARTEYTNGSTFFDAVNARPDMPGHVIDIGCGDGRDSYAFGLAGRTVTGLDRSHIGVRHAAKKAADMGTEQVGFVACDVADPRALREVLRVAAERAGDSALMFYARFFLHSIPVEVQNTLMVEIRDAARPGDMFAAEFRTTADMGLRKVHEKHYRRFQDGPAFGVALSQQYGFDVVHELESAGLSPYRDEDPVLYRVVGTKR, translated from the coding sequence ATGGCTGGTAAACGCCGACCGAAGGCCGCTGTTCTGGTGGCGCGGGGCAGGCGCGTCATGCGTCGCGGTGCCCGCCGGATGGAACGTCGGGCCCGCGCTTTCCTCGCCGCCCGTCCCGGGAGCGCTCCGACGTCGGCCGCGGGCACGGCCTCGGTGCCCGGCGTCGTCGAGGAGTTCACCCGCTGGGACGTCGCCGGGTGGGTGGCGGTGCCGCAGCCGGCGGGACCGGTGCGGATCACGCTGCACCTGCAGGACCGGCAGGTCGCCGCGACCTGGGCGCTCGCGGTCGCCGAACCCACCGGCGACCCGGAGCGGCGGCCGTTCCGGCTCCAGTTGAAGGACATCTGGAACTACGCCCGGGCCGGGGACTGCCTGACCGTCCGGGCCGACGGGTCCCCACTGCCGATCGTCGGGCACGGGATGAGCTGCCGGCCGGAGGGGGACGGCGAGTACACGGTCGCCGACCTGACGCGGAGGATCGACGAAGGTTTCGTCTTCTCCCGCCGCGGGATCCTGCAGTTGTCGAAGAAGTTCGACACGGCCTGGCAACGCCGGATGCTGGACGGCTACGGCCGGTTGCGTGCCTCGGTGCACGACCTCGGCGGGCTGGAACTGTTCGCGATGTACGGCAGCCTGCTCGGCGCGGTGCGGGAGCAGGGCTTCATCGGCCACGACGACGACTTCGACGTCGCGGTGCTCTGCTCCGCGCGGACCGGCGGGGAGGCGTCCGCCGAGTTGAAGCGACTGGCGTTCGCGCTGATCGACGCCGGCTACGACGTCAGCCCGCGGATGAGCGCCGTGCACATCCACGACGTCGAGGCGCGCGTCCGGATCGACATCTTCCACCTCTACTTCGACGCGGACGGCATTCTGCGTTTCCCGTTCGGCGCGGCCGGCGTGACCGACTTCGGTGTCGAGAAGTGGGGCGGGGTCGTGGAGGTCCCGTTCGCGGTGGGCAAGGTCCTGGTGCCGGCGAACCCCGAGGCGCTGGTCGAGACCATCTACGGGCCGAACTGGCAGATCCCCACGCCGGGGTTCCACTGGGACCGCGACCGCCGGGTGCGGGCCACCGAGGGCCTGCTCTCGTTGGAGGACCGCGAGGAGATCTACTGGGCGAACTTCTACGCCCGGACCGAGTACACCAACGGCTCGACGTTCTTCGACGCGGTGAACGCCCGGCCGGACATGCCTGGCCACGTGATCGACATCGGTTGCGGCGACGGCCGCGACTCCTACGCCTTCGGGCTGGCCGGGCGCACTGTAACCGGTCTGGACCGTTCGCACATCGGCGTGCGCCACGCGGCCAAGAAGGCCGCGGACATGGGCACCGAACAGGTCGGCTTCGTGGCCTGCGACGTCGCGGACCCGCGCGCGCTGCGTGAGGTGCTCCGGGTGGCCGCGGAACGTGCGGGGGACTCGGCGCTGATGTTCTACGCGCGGTTCTTCCTGCACTCGATCCCTGTCGAGGTCCAGAACACCTTGATGGTCGAGATCCGCGACGCCGCTCGGCCGGGCGACATGTTCGCGGCGGAGTTCCGCACCACCGCCGACATGGGCCTTCGGAAGGTGCACGAGAAGCATTACCGCCGCTTCCAGGACGGCCCGGCGTTCGGGGTTGCGCTGTCGCAGCAGTACGGGTTCGACGTGGTCCACGAGTTGGAGAGCGCCGGACTTTCGCCGTACCGGGACGAGGATCCGGTGCTCTACCGAGTCGTCGGCACCAAGCGCTGA
- a CDS encoding MazG family protein: MTGERLLDLVAVMDRLRSPGGCPWDAEQTHSSLLQYLIEECYETVEAVETADRAGLREELGDLLLQVVFHARVAAEDPDDPFDIDDVATGITTKLTRRHPHVFGDSGDATVADAADVEARWDALKAAEKGRTSTMDGVPLAQPALALAAKVQARAGRGGVGPQVAPAELPADVDLGDALFALVALARQRGEDPESALRASARRYVEAVRAAERAAAAAGS; the protein is encoded by the coding sequence GTGACCGGGGAGCGGCTGCTGGACCTGGTCGCGGTGATGGACCGGCTGCGCTCGCCGGGGGGTTGCCCGTGGGATGCCGAGCAGACCCACTCCTCGCTGCTGCAGTACCTGATCGAGGAGTGTTACGAGACCGTCGAGGCCGTCGAGACCGCTGATCGGGCCGGGTTGCGAGAGGAACTCGGCGACCTGCTGCTGCAGGTCGTGTTCCACGCCCGAGTGGCCGCCGAGGACCCGGACGACCCGTTCGACATCGACGACGTCGCCACCGGGATCACCACGAAGCTGACGCGGCGTCACCCGCACGTGTTCGGCGACTCCGGCGACGCGACCGTTGCCGACGCCGCGGACGTCGAGGCCCGCTGGGATGCGTTGAAGGCGGCGGAGAAGGGCCGCACTTCGACGATGGACGGCGTCCCGTTGGCTCAGCCCGCGTTGGCCCTGGCCGCGAAGGTGCAGGCTCGGGCCGGTCGCGGCGGGGTCGGCCCGCAGGTGGCGCCGGCGGAACTGCCCGCCGATGTCGACCTCGGCGATGCCCTGTTCGCGCTGGTGGCGCTGGCCCGGCAGCGGGGCGAGGACCCCGAGTCGGCGTTGCGGGCCAGCGCCCGGCGCTACGTCGAGGCCGTCCGGGCGGCCGAGCGGGCGGCGGCTGCGGCGGGGTCGTGA